DNA from Apis cerana isolate GH-2021 linkage group LG13, AcerK_1.0, whole genome shotgun sequence:
tagaaattgaattattaaaattatgattatatatttatatattaaataataaatatttatatataataatattttttaatagaacaaaaaagaaaagaagctgTACAAGCTGCAAGTAACTTGACACAAGCTTTAGTTGATCATCTAAATGTAGGGTGAGTTTAAGATGTTCTTTGacaacaaatataattgtttattgaatatatattttatcatatagagTGGCACAAGCATATCtcaatcaaaagaaattagatGCAGAAGCAAAACAATTGCAACATAGTGCAACAAATTTTGCAAAACAAACACAATCATGGTTGAACCTAGTAGAAGCATTTTCTAGtgcattaaaagaaattggtgATGCTGAAAATTGGGCACGTAGCATTGAAGGAGATATGAGAACTATAGCAACTGCTTTGGAATATTCTTACAAAGGTAAACACaatcatttttgttattaatattttacatatataaatatattatatataaaatttaatatacttaaaaatatataaaattaatatacttatagcTACTCAAGAAGCTCAAGGAACCAGCACTTCTTGAAAGCACTTCAAAAATGTACACAatgttacaataatatttaaaaagaaacttagCAATaagtgttataaaatttaatattgttttatgtttgtattattatgttaaaataaatggatTTATCTTGTTTTCTTATgttacgaatttatttatttagtattattaaagtttataatagaattgaaataattaattgatcgcTGTCTAGgaatttagtttaataatgtttttaaaaaccaGGGTtaccaaataaatttaaataaatttaaatcactaGAAACACATAGATAGTAATCATGGCAGCAGGCCCTATTGCCGAACGTAATCAaggtaaattaaaatgtttaaaatataaacaatacttttttttcttctttttttaattaaaatatttattgtaatttaattaattttgattatattaaaaattttaattttaatatattaaaattaaaaatgtatcataTTAGGTTATGTGTTCATAAACACTTTGTAGATTAGCAATtctagaaatttcatttataaaaattgaatgtaaatcAGTTTTTTATATCTCGACTGAAATGTTTTCCGATGCTTTTAGATGCCACAATATATGTGGGTGGATTGGATGATAAAGTTACAGAGTCCCTTATGTGggaattatttgttcaatcaGGACCAGTAGGtatgtgttttatatatatccattgttatattttctaatttttaatattcgaataattaaattttctttataattttttcagtaAATGTCCATATGCCAAAAGATAGAGTGACACAAATGCATCAAGGCTATGGATTTGTAGAATTTATGGGAGAAGAAGATGCGGATTatgctattaaaataatgaatatgataaaattgtatgGAAAACCAATAAGAGTAAACAAAGCAAGTGCTCACCAAAAAAATCTAGATGTTGGAGCTAATATCTTTATTGGGAATCTTGATCCGGAAGTAGATGAAAAACTTTTGTACGACACTTTCAGTGCATTTGGAGTAATTCTTCAAACACCAAAGGTAATATACGttacatgtaataataaaaattaattaatatcttggaaataaataaaaattaaatttaatattataatttaatactatataaaatatatttttcagataatgAGAGATCCTGAAACAGGAAATTCAAAAGgttttgcatttataaattttgcttcGTTTGATGCATCCGATGCGAGTATAGAAGCAATGAATGGCCAATATCTATGCAACAGACCAATTTCTGTTTCGTATGCTTTCAAACGCGATGCGAAAGGTGAAAGGCATGGTAGCGCGGCTGAAAGATTGTTAGCTGCTCAAAATCCACTAAGTCAAGCAGATAGGCCTCATCAATTGTTTGCCGATGCTCCTCCTTTAGCACCCCCTCCAATTCCAAATTCAAATACAGCGACTCATCAAACTGCTCATCATCCTCAACATCACGTAATGCACGGTATGGTTgtaccacctcctcctccaccatcGACACCAGGACCTCCAATGGGTCACCCACCGCCACCACCTGTTCCACCTCCACCGTCGAGCGGTTTCCCTCCAGCGAGTATTCCTCCGCCACCTTTACCCCCAATGTCAATGGCAACACATCCTCCTCTACCACCTGGAATGCCACCTCCACTGCCACCTATGCCCGTTCCAACGTCTCAAGCGCAACAAACAACTCCCAGAATGATAGCGCCACCACCTACTGCTCATTGGGGCGTAAGCGGACCACCTCAAGGTCAAtttccaccaccaccacctcctTCATCCACCGGTGCACCTCCACCTCCGCAATTTGGACAATTTCAACCACCACCTCCCCGACCACCACCAACCTGGAGGCATCCACCACCCCCTCCGGTGTCTCAAGGTGGACCACCGCCACCTCCACCTCCACAGTTTCGACCTCCCTTCCCACCGAGAGGTCCTCCCCCTCCACCGCCGCCTCACGATTCCagtcaatattaaatttatcattttttccctcttcgatatgtttaatttaaaaacgtaATTTTGACTGTGTTCAAAttcattaacataattaaatactaaCTGATTGTACAAATATTCTGTAAGACAAAttcacaataaattttttaaattttatcttatttttttttttttctttaattcccAATTCCTTTCCTCGTCCTTACGATAACAgatcgtaaattattaatttatcttaatttcttaatctAATTAGTTAATCTAACGAATAAAAACGCGGtcatttaatatatcgattaGGGAAGTCGCGTGTGAATAAGGACATGCCAAGTTTGTTCTATTGATTATTGCAAGCTTGACCAGTCCAGTCAGTGATAACAACGAACAGACAAATGAATAGCAAAACAGTTGTCTACGAGCTTGTCATCGCGTTGAAGGGATTCAACGTTGTTTCGTTTATACGGAACGGAACGAAAAGTAACAAGTGAAACGTAAGGAAATCGTACATCGCGTATCAAAAGCCGGGTAAGTAAGGGGAACAGGTGTCCGGAGTGGTAAATTAAGAGCATCGGCGACGCTGTGCATTCTGAAAATaacgcgatttttttttagatcgtTCGTGACTCGATGTAGTTTCATCGATCCATGGAACGCATCCTTGCTAGTCTCGTTGCCCCTTAATGAAgtcgaatcatttttaatcaatcagaGACACGATTTGAAATGGTTACTCGTCCATCCAATATTCTATCCAAAGGAGAGAATCATGTTTAACTTGTGACATGGCTCGCTTCTACTACGAATGTAAcacagatttaaaaaattatacggaGGACAGTGAAACTATCAAGCCCTACGCTTGTACATCCGACAAATATTGCTTGTATTGTTGTTGTAATTCGCAGTGTTGTTTATTGGTACAAAGACGGCCTCCACGACACTTTTGGGAAGCCTGGTACTTTTGGCTAGGCATTGCTTTACTCGCTGTTTTTATCGTATCTTCGGTAAGTGTGTCAATCATTCAATCACCGAAATTTGCttctataaagaatatatagatTGGAAAATTGTGCTTTGTTCGTTTATCCGTCAATATAATTGATCACCTCCCTTAGTACTAACTACTCCTTTAGcgtattcgtttaatttcccTCGTGACTGTCAATTTTCGAAGGGACTtttcgattcctttttttttcttaaaattaggTGAGCAGTTACATAGTGAGTAATTGCAGACATAATATTCAAGGTGTACCACTAAGACATAGCGCACATGGGAATCGACGAAACGATCGTGGCGGTCATTCGACAAACAaccaaaatgaaatatcgataagcATAATCCCAACCTCGGAATTTTTCCCGTCGCACAGAAAAATGTTCGTGATTACCTCTCAACCAGCCGTGAATCATCTGAGTAAGTAGAAATCGAATGTctgtagaattttttcttgaaaaaacttGAGAGCGTCCGTGTTTAAACTTTCGAAAGTCTGAAACGCAACCGTTCTACTACGTTCCATAAATTGCATAATTACGTACGATAAAGTATATAACGATGTTAACGTAAATACATTTCGTATCGAGCAATTAAGCTACCCAGAAGGGCGGGGAGAAGTGATTGCGAGAAGACAGAGTTCGGGCGTAAAAGAAATCTCAATCACAACGTCGataaaaggggggagggacaATCATTTTAATCTGTCCGAGATTCGATTAAAGTTGAGGACCGATGGGAATAATTCGTGCAATTtcgcgtaataataattttgtgcaTGCATTGATTTATATTGCAGCCCCTGTCGTTGCGTGAAGTCGTTTCATTTTAACGGAGCGATTATGTCGGCGAGAAGGATCCAGCGCAAAGAGCTGGTACATCATCCTGTGGCGCTTTACGCGGTAATACTTCTTGAAAGACACCGCGCGTTTCATCGGCGGGTGGTTTGATCGGCTAGAACATCATCATGGCCATCCTGGTCGTTACATCGGGGGAAATATTTACGATAAATGCATCTTTTTTACTTAGCCCCAGGATATAATAACTGGTAGCGCGATTTAAACAGCCCGATCACGACAGCAACATTCTTGTCAAATGAGAAACGATTATTTTACCTACGAGAATATTACGTGCTTCGTAATGATCAATTTGACAGCGAAGCTAGTTAGATCGCGATCCTATCCCTACTTTCGTTCTTAACTCGCCACACGCGATGCGATCCTATTATATCATGAAAACTTCCGGTCAGCCTGTTACGATTAAGCGATTTCCCGATTCAAGCCCAGATGGGGgtgaaaaaagggaaagagttTGAAAGTATTGGAAGAATGATAGAATGGGATAGGAAATAGGATaccacgaataaaatttctatgatCGATTTAACCAGAATGCAAATCATCGGATCTGTATTAGATTAGATCCAATCGCTTCTATATCGGagtaatttagatttttttttttttaactgaaATCCTGATTCCATTTGGCTGGGTGGAGCACGATCGAAACTCGTTCTCGAGAATGGAAGTAACCACCATTAACAATTAAGAAGACGCACTCCAACCCGGCCGACGTATCTGACTGGGTACCAAGAAATCGGGGGCTAATTAAAAAGGACAATCGAGCGAATACAACTCAAGGCGACGTGTACTCTTTTATCTTCTCGCGCATCTCTCTTACCCTCTCTTGCTTCCTCTTTCCGTACATCCTTTACATCTTTCTCTTTATCCGCTCAATTCCTCGTCTTCCTTTTCCCTGCGACTCGTTCCTACCGCGCTCTGTTTCGAGATCGATCCAGCGATAGCGGTTAATCGCGGTAATCTTCACAGAGGAGAGGAATCACGAAAAACTTTGCCGCTCGTCCAATCGTATCGCGGTGAACGCGGAAACATGCGCGcatttcaaaatgataaaacgaaaatGATCTGAATCTGAAAGTTGTTCGAGCGATATAGATTTCTTAGAATCGATGCTCTCGAGATTAGATCTTGCGCCACGTGGTTCGAATCGCCTTCGGAAAATGAAAGGATTTGatgtaaattttcattgtcTCTTGTTCCATTTGCGTAATGATTGGCTGTGGACAGTGTCAATTTGAAACAGCGATTTTTCGCGAAGCGAGAatccgtcttttttttttttttttttttctcgaaatgttagttacagaaaataatacctttattttaatacgaaataatacGTAGGTTACaatgtatagtatatatatatcaatcacGATATCTATATCACAcgcgagaaattaattaatatgcatCGAAAGATACAGATACACGTTTGACATTTTGCACAAGTGTGATTGTAATTAGCTGCGTAGGATGGGAGTGGAAACTACTGTGCATGATTaccataaaattctataaatacacACGATTTCCACGTGTtgcgatttataataatattttctaaccttcttttttaatttttcacgaatcCCACGCTACAATGCTGTTGCCCAATGTTGCAACGCATGCAACACCATGCAGCTGAAAGATTTACACTTCTTGAGAAAATCTAATTCTCACGATTGATTTAATTGGTGTTAATTAGACTACTTTTTCGTGggtgatattttgaaatggaaaTCGGATTCCTAGAAGAGAAGACTCGGAGAATTGCGAATCAGAGAAATTATAAACGGGCGAAAGAATATAGTTTTCAACTGTATTTATCATGGACAGCGTATACGAGAGGAATTTAAATTGCCTACTCTTCACCTCGTTGAAATCGGTCTATTCGAACGATCCTCGATGAACGGTTCGCGATACATCTCAATAAATTATCCGCGTGAAAGAAATCCTTGTGCTCCCTGTAAATCTTTTTACTGCGAACACTTGATCGTTCGCGCAGTAAGAAGTAGCTGCGGAGCCGACTGCCGGCGACCTCGTTCAACTGTAACGAAGTGTCATTCCGATAACCCAAGCCAGCTTTTACTGTCATTCGACGGATGACGATAAAGAAATGTGCAACCAGCGGGGGCTCTGCTTAACGTTGCATGGACAGGAAACCAAGCGGGGAATTAAACTCTCGTCTCCAATAACTTCGATTAAGATGTTCGAACACGACCCTAAATTCTGAATCGTTCGCGGGcacgaaacaatttttatcccATTTATCTCCACCTGGCTTATTTCGATCGTTGTATCTTGAAGGGAATAAAGATGAACGAATTGAATTAATGGGGAGTTCTTATTTTTCCATAGatcccttttctctcttttcactTTCTCGATGCATGCTCGTTCCGTTTCATTCCTCTCATCTTGCGGGTAATAGAAGAGTTTACGACGAAggtttcgataaataaagattataaataaataaacgatgcgagaaacgaaattagaatttaaataaataaacttaaatgtaaatttacgtaacgaaacaaatattgtaatatttaatgcaaaatatacGTTTTCAACACACGCGTAATAAACTTAACACAACTTTAACACAGTGTTATAGGTGGTGTTATTCTATAGAATAAAATCGGTTGCATCTGGATGGTTGGAAATACTATATCAAAGAAAGATACGAACGTGCATCCAATTCAGATATTATTGTTCCATAAATCGGACGAATTTAGGGGACTTTTCGAGGCAACGAGTTCCtctgaagaaaagaaagtggAATTCGTCGCTGGAATTCTTTGAAAGCGAGACATCCTAAGTTTCGAAATCGTATAAACAAGATGTAAGAGAAAAAATGAACCAGCGAAGCTTAGatcgaataaaatcgatcgagattaataattgtaagcTACGAATGATTCTTGAATTGTTAATCacgataatcgaaattgaacgaaaatcACTGTTCGACAAAAATTCCAATTGCTTATCGTGATATCCAAGCAGTCGTACGCAAAGAGGAGACACATTCCTTCATCTGGAAGTCGTTTGTGAAATGCATCCCGCGGCTACGTAGTACACGAATCTGTGATGTTGATCTAATAAATCGGGTTTAAAAAGAGAATCAACGGAGTCAACGAAAAAAGACGAGCAAAATCCAGCGCAAGCGTGAGTATAAATTGCGAACACGAAAGAGGGTTAGCCGAAAATGATAACGCCTCTTGGAGCGAGGCGACAAAAggcaaaaagaaaatgaaaaggcAAAAAATCGCGGACAATACAATGGATGCAAAGGATAAAACTTAAATGATTATCTTAACAAGTACATTACCCTTACAACTTGGTAATGGTCTCCTATTTCATAGTTGGACGTCCATCCTCGTGTGCTAATTTTATCGCCACGTGATACGGCTATTCAAAAGGACAACAAGTTTTATCAAAACTTGAAAGAATCGCGAAAGAAATGAGATCAGAtcggaaaaagaaatgttCTGGAAGGAAGCGATTGTATTTCGTCGCCTCGATGACAAAAGCCACACTAGCGGCGTATGTTTAATATCTTCGATGACGGAATTAAAATaggtatatagaaataaatttttaagatgtgAAAGAGGcgagaggaggggaaggaggatgaaaagagaagaagagagagatggGGCCATTCTGTGCGAGAGTGGTCAACGTGTAAagcgaaagaaagaggaggataCGTTTTCTGTGTTCCAGTGGGAGGAGGTACTAAAATTAGAGGAGCCCACGCGGGTAACAGTTTCTTCTTCAAGCTTCCTTCAGACATTTTCAAATAGTCCTTTACGCCGATAACACAACGTGTTTTCGCGACGTCTCGCTGTCAGTCGCGACTCGGCGCCGTGATTCTGCGTTCGATTCGATTGGCTTACAAGTGACTTCCTCGGGAGACACGGTTCCCTCCTTGGAACCCATTCAACGTCCAAGTGACTCGAGATATTCCAACTGGCAAACGAAAACTTTGAATAATCgtcctttcattttttttttttttctccccacCAACGATTATCGTAATCGATGATTCTcggggaaaaatgaaaattaaggaAGATCGATCCCCTCTTCCAACcgtttatttcaatatcgtcGAGTGActacgaaataatttcaataagtaGCCAAGAAGTGCAAATCGAGTTTCCTTCGCCATTAATCGTGGTTGTCTCTAACGAAATTGCCTCCAGCATTTAATACAAGCTAGCCTTTCAAGACGATAATATATATCCCCCGTCTTCATGCATGCGTTTCAAGTGACTCTCTTGTGAAGATAGCTGGCTCCTACCTACTTCATCAATTTCCCTTCGTCAATTTCCTTATCAATGAAATTGTCCCTCGCCGTATCCCACCGATTTTCCCCACtgtgatttttttcaacgttGAGAATCTCTCCGTGGATCGGCCGATTCCGTTAAGGCCGCGGCATGTATTTCAATCGATCGGATATCGGCCCGTCAATCTGCATACATTTCGTCCTGCTATTCCTGATTTTTCTATCGGCCAACATCGGACGAATCGAAGGTAAGGTTTGTTGAAGTTCGATCCGATGGATCGAGAAATGTTACCAACGCTTTTTTATCCGATATAATCGTGTCAAAACACAACTTACTCGACACACGTACGTTTATCGTTCGACCAATCAACGCgtatattcgtgaaaaatataaagtatgtatttatatatatatatatgtaatgaagCGTGGAAAGAACGATGCACCAAAGAAAAAAGTGGATAAGATGAACACATTTGCATGTACTTACACGCCACGATAAACTCGTTCGagctaaatataaaaaaatttattggaattgGCAGGTAGAAAATGCGTGTGCACGAGCAAGGACTGCAAGGCAGCTGGGGTGGACACATGCAAAACAAAGTTTTCCTGTTACACGGAGTGGATTTTGACTAGGAATCAAGAACTGGAAGAGAACGCTACAACCAGAGGATGCACGTATAGGTAGATATCCATTAATTATCGTATAATTGTTGTCCAATGTGATTTCTCCctgtattattcttttattggaTTGATAGAGAAGacgcgattaaattttaatactcaaCGACGGATATGTATAATAGGTATTttgcgatatttatatttagcatATTTAGAAAACAGAAACAGGTTTGATACGTAAAAATTTCGTGGCCGGTTCATTTGATTTCGCGCAAATAATATTCGTCAAAAGATAAAACGGAATTCGTGTTTTAAACGAGTTTACAACGATTATAGTGGTAAcattttggtaaaaaaaagaaaaaaaataatagcccAACCTCTGATCTTTCCTCTCTCGCTGGacaataaatttcaacgataCAAGTCCggtttattattcgaaaacgaTTTAATTTGCTGAATTTCGAAGCGATCGGCGCACCGTTTTGAATTCACCAGAGCTCTGGCTAAAACAGATAGCCTTGAGGAGATAATCGACACGAGTTTTCGCAAATTCTTTTCAGACGTGTCAACATGACGAAATGTCGAAATCGCAAACGAGTTTTTATTACTTCCAAAATTAAATCCTCGAACGAGTTATCGGGAAGATAGAGCGTGGCATCAATCGGCAAGATAGCTAACGAGAGGagggaacgaaaaattaatttttgccaacGATAACGTAATTCAAACGATCATCGAAACTGACCCCctttttcgttcgaattccTCCACCAACGATATTACAATAGTCCGGCCGCGAGGCGATCGattcctctctcctcctctctctcgagGCGCGATATAAGCGTGGAATATTGAAATCTTGCGACGTAAATCGTGGAAAATGGTTATTTAAATCCTGGCTATCACTGGGGTCACGGAACTTTATCGTGGAGTGGCTATTTTATCGGAACGTTGTACGTTGCCATTGCCCAGGTTTGCCACGCCATTGTTGTGCGAGACAAAGTCCTGGGTCACGAGGTCGAAGTCGAGCGACAACGTGGACCGATCGTCGGCTGCCTGGATCCGCATGCAAAGATTGAAGTGTTGCAACAACCACGACTACTGCAACGCTGATCGCAACGTGAACGCGTCCACGAGGATCCACGACAAAGACAAACCCGATCCCGTCGATTCTACTTTAGACCATAATGGTAAATAATCCCTCCCCGTGCTTTTTATCGTCTAATCTCCTCGttccttatatatatacatattaaaagtatcattaaaaatgtcctgttattggaaaatatattcggCTTGGTTCTATTTGGTTGGAGGAAAAACGAGCTTTATCCCAAATTCATACGGGTTGGCGCCGGTCAAAGTATCTATCCGGACGTTCGAGCTCacaaataacaattttgaGTTCATTTCAAACACACGTAAATACGGTTATCAATGCAATTTATGATACGCGTGATTTAAATGTCGAAACGTTCCAAGACCTATATTATTCCCTATATTATGAAAGTAGCCGGAGGAATGGATTTTCTGATCACCGATCTCGCATTGTGTACAAAGGTTCCTTTAATGGGATGTCGTCGAGCCGAGACGTAATGGGATCGATCGGGTCTGATCCAGGCCCGATTGCCGAAGGACGGGAATCGTCAGATCCGTTTCACGAGAATCGCGTTAAGCCGCTTCTCGTCGCAGCTCTGGTCTTGGCGATCGCTGCCCTCACATCGGTCCTGGCCGCATGCTACGTTATTACAAGGTCTGCAAATTTGTATTCTCCCGATTACCATAATGTTCCCCCGTCAACAGTCGCCGTGCGCCACGAGAGAAGACATAAGGAATTTCACGCAAACCAATTTTTATAGGCTTTGTTTTTGCCGCGAAGCACACATCCGTTGGGCAAGGTGCATCAATAAAGCGTGTATTTTACGACGGCAACCACGTATGCGTATAGAATATCGCGAAGGAACGTTTGCCAGAAATATTCCAGACgtttttttctatgtaataGCCGCGACTGCTTatgaataagtaatttttaatcgttcgtatgttttttctcttcttcttcttcttttcctctcctcgGATAATATTTCTCCCCatatttttcttccgtttCGATTCACAATCGAGAAGAATATCCTTGTATTTTTGCCACATTCCTTGATACGCTGCCAAGAATTTGTTCACCTCTTTGTTAAGAAAACAACATTCATATGTAAGTTCGTAATTGTAATTGCTTGGCATTGGCCGTTGGCATACGTACTTGCCAGGCTGATTCTCCAGCGAATCGATTCGCGCGTTGAACGTTTTCAAATTCGCGATCAAAGTAAAAGTTTCGATTTCTATGAGGGAACAATAGGCGTGCCAGAAAAATCCCAAGGAGCGCGCCCGAAGGCGAGCTACTAGCTTTATCGATACAACACGTTTACACGTTCGCAAACGAAGCTTTGAAAAGTGTTCCATTGGAAAGCAACGGGCACCACGATGAAAAACCTTGTGCTAATATTAACTCGGCGACCCGTTAACAATCACCGTTCACGACGTTACAAACTGCAACTTGTGTCTCGACACTCGTCGATGCTACACGCTCAATTGGCTGCTCGTCGAAAATCGGCTCGAGATTATCGGCTCGAAAGACGGACAGTTCGGACTTGAAATATCATTACCGATATTAATACACCTCTTACAAGGGATCCTCTCATTGCCGATCCGTTAAGTATTGCCACGCGTCGATACTCCTCGACAAACGATCGATCCTGTAAAACTTGCTGCAAACACAAATTTCCAAATTGGATCCGTccaattattccaattttccaGTAGGAACGAGAAAACATTTCATCCTTTTCCAAATCGATCCGAGTTGCTTCTCCCAAACAACCACTTCCTCTCGAGcatcactttttttattatctgccCACGAGTTTTTCCCTGTTCCTTTTCTGAGCAGCGGGCCGATTTCAGTGGGTTCGTTCTCGGGCCGGTTTGTCGCGGCGCATTAAAACCCGCCCAACTGCCTTCTTATCAACACTCCTTTTTCTTCGGGCCCCGTCGAAGCAGATAGCGAAGCCCGAAAAGGGGCCCCGCTCTCTCTGCCCTTTACCTCCCTAATCTTCGGCCACCAAACG
Protein-coding regions in this window:
- the LOC107993416 gene encoding biogenesis of lysosome-related organelles complex 1 subunit 1, which encodes MLSTIVKEHQSKQAARKERQEQKRKEAVQAASNLTQALVDHLNVGVAQAYLNQKKLDAEAKQLQHSATNFAKQTQSWLNLVEAFSSALKEIGDAENWARSIEGDMRTIATALEYSYKATQEAQGTSTS
- the LOC107993404 gene encoding splicing factor 3B subunit 4 codes for the protein MAAGPIAERNQDATIYVGGLDDKVTESLMWELFVQSGPVVNVHMPKDRVTQMHQGYGFVEFMGEEDADYAIKIMNMIKLYGKPIRVNKASAHQKNLDVGANIFIGNLDPEVDEKLLYDTFSAFGVILQTPKIMRDPETGNSKGFAFINFASFDASDASIEAMNGQYLCNRPISVSYAFKRDAKGERHGSAAERLLAAQNPLSQADRPHQLFADAPPLAPPPIPNSNTATHQTAHHPQHHVMHGMVVPPPPPPSTPGPPMGHPPPPPVPPPPSSGFPPASIPPPPLPPMSMATHPPLPPGMPPPLPPMPVPTSQAQQTTPRMIAPPPTAHWGVSGPPQGQFPPPPPPSSTGAPPPPQFGQFQPPPPRPPPTWRHPPPPPVSQGGPPPPPPPQFRPPFPPRGPPPPPPPHDSSQY
- the LOC107993419 gene encoding uncharacterized protein LOC107993419; translation: MARFYYECNTDLKNYTEDSETIKPYACTSDKYCLYCCCNSQCCLLVQRRPPRHFWEAWYFWLGIALLAVFIVSSVSSYIVSNCRHNIQGVPLRHSAHGNRRNDRGGHSTNNQNEISISIIPTSEFFPSHRKMFVITSQPAVNHLTPVVA
- the LOC107993417 gene encoding uncharacterized protein LOC107993417 isoform X2; translation: MYFNRSDIGPSICIHFVLLFLIFLSANIGRIEGRKCVCTSKDCKAAGVDTCKTKFSCYTEWILTRNQELEENATTRGCTYRFATPLLCETKSWVTRSKSSDNVDRSSAAWIRMQRLKCCNNHDYCNADRNVNASTRIHDKDKPDPVDSTLDHNGSFNGMSSSRDVMGSIGSDPGPIAEGRESSDPFHENRVKPLLVAALVLAIAALTSVLAACYVITRLLKTNLYTVRNEEFIHVS
- the LOC107993417 gene encoding uncharacterized protein LOC107993417 isoform X1 → MYFNRSDIGPSICIHFVLLFLIFLSANIGRIEGRKCVCTSKDCKAAGVDTCKTKFSCYTEWILTRNQELEENATTRGCTYRFATPLLCETKSWVTRSKSSDNVDRSSAAWIRMQRLKCCNNHDYCNADRNVNASTRIHDKDKPDPVDSTLDHNGSFNGMSSSRDVMGSIGSDPGPIAEGRESSDPFHENRVKPLLVAALVLAIAALTSVLAACYVITRLCFCREAHIRWARCINKACILRRQPRMRIEYREGTFARNIPDVFFYVIAATAYE